The Epilithonimonas zeae genome contains a region encoding:
- a CDS encoding glycoside hydrolase family 43 protein: MKKHIILSLLTLAINPIIAQKTKPYASEVWVSDLGNGMYKNPVLYSDYSDPDAIRVGDDYFMTASSFNEMPGLPILHSKDMINWKLVNYAVTDLIPKEHFNQPRRGDGVWAPSIRFHNNEYYIYWGDPDFGIYMVKTKNPFEKWEKPVLVMEGKGLIDSCPFWDDNGEAYLVHGWAGSRAGVKSILTINKMNQEGTKVLDKGIHVFDGHDANPTVEGPKMYKRNGYYYIFAPAGGVATGWQLALRSKSIYGPYEEKIVLEKGSTKINGPHQGAWVDTQNGEDWFYHFQDVDAGGRIVHLQPMKWEKDWPVIGIDTNKNGIGEPVLTFRKPNVGKSYPIETPAESDEFNDDKIGLQWQWSANENIVWSAKLPDKDYLRLFSIKIPDGEKNLWNVPNLLTQKFPAPNFVATTKVKLFPEDVKEGKTAGILVMGMDYQSLVITNKPDGFYLQLRKAQKADKGGEEKILNEIKLKSNEVYLKVNVNEPNGICTFSYGENGKKFENIGETFQAKPGKWIGAKVGLYSVSDPKVSRGGYADFDFFRITKN; the protein is encoded by the coding sequence ATCAAAAAACATATTATCCTTTCCTTATTGACATTAGCAATTAATCCAATCATTGCTCAAAAAACAAAACCTTATGCTTCAGAAGTCTGGGTTTCGGATCTAGGAAACGGAATGTATAAAAATCCGGTTTTGTATTCGGATTATTCTGACCCAGATGCAATAAGAGTTGGAGACGATTATTTTATGACTGCTTCCAGCTTCAACGAAATGCCGGGTTTACCGATTCTTCATTCGAAAGATATGATCAATTGGAAGTTGGTGAATTATGCAGTTACCGATTTAATTCCAAAAGAACATTTTAATCAACCAAGACGTGGCGACGGTGTTTGGGCCCCAAGTATCCGTTTTCACAACAATGAATATTATATCTATTGGGGAGATCCTGATTTTGGTATCTATATGGTGAAAACTAAAAATCCTTTCGAAAAATGGGAAAAACCTGTTTTGGTAATGGAAGGAAAAGGTCTTATAGATTCTTGTCCGTTTTGGGATGATAATGGCGAAGCTTATCTAGTTCACGGTTGGGCAGGAAGTAGAGCAGGAGTCAAGAGTATTTTGACCATCAATAAAATGAATCAGGAAGGAACAAAAGTTCTTGACAAAGGTATTCACGTTTTCGACGGACACGATGCGAATCCAACCGTTGAAGGTCCAAAGATGTACAAACGAAATGGTTATTATTACATTTTTGCTCCGGCTGGTGGCGTGGCGACAGGCTGGCAATTGGCATTGCGTTCGAAAAGCATCTATGGACCTTATGAAGAGAAAATTGTTTTAGAAAAAGGGTCAACCAAAATCAACGGACCACATCAAGGCGCGTGGGTGGATACGCAGAATGGCGAAGATTGGTTTTACCATTTTCAGGATGTCGATGCAGGTGGAAGAATCGTCCATCTTCAACCGATGAAGTGGGAAAAAGACTGGCCAGTTATTGGAATTGATACTAATAAAAATGGAATTGGAGAACCAGTTCTGACATTCAGAAAACCGAATGTCGGAAAATCATACCCAATAGAAACACCTGCAGAATCGGATGAGTTCAATGATGATAAGATTGGTTTGCAATGGCAATGGAGTGCGAATGAAAATATAGTTTGGTCAGCCAAACTTCCTGATAAAGATTATCTCAGATTATTCTCAATCAAAATTCCGGATGGCGAAAAAAATCTTTGGAATGTTCCGAATCTTCTAACTCAGAAATTCCCAGCTCCAAATTTCGTAGCCACTACAAAAGTTAAGTTATTTCCCGAAGATGTAAAAGAAGGAAAAACCGCCGGGATTTTGGTAATGGGAATGGATTATCAGTCATTAGTGATTACAAACAAACCTGACGGATTTTATCTTCAGCTGAGGAAAGCTCAAAAAGCGGATAAAGGTGGCGAAGAAAAAATTCTGAACGAAATCAAATTAAAATCAAACGAGGTTTACCTAAAAGTCAATGTCAACGAACCTAATGGAATCTGTACATTCAGTTACGGCGAAAATGGGAAAAAATTTGAAAATATTGGCGAGACATTTCAGGCAAAACCAGGAAAGTGGATAGGCGCAAAAGTCGGACTTTATTCTGTGAGCGACCCAAAAGTTTCGAGAGGTGGTTATGCAGATTTTGACTTTTTCAGAATTACAAAAAATTAA
- a CDS encoding pectinesterase family protein — protein sequence MSKTKNLLLFFSFILVLIVINSFSVIHNSEKVYTVSKDGREDFKTIQEAVNAVEDRFESKTKIIIKKGIYREKITIPATKGAIYFQGESLAETIIVNDDFASKKNAEGKEMGTTGSSTIFIFSDNFSAKNITFQNDAGKVGQAVAVLITGDRAIFENCRFIGFQDTLYLKGEQDVPTPKREIRHYFKNCYIEGTTDFIFGAATAVFKDCTIYAKESATYLTAASTPENTKYGFVFIDCKIKGEAKPESVYLGRPWRPFAKTVFINIDISNVIKPEGWHNWKKPEAEKTTFYAEFNSKGVGANSEKRVAWSHQLTKEQSKEYSIKNILSGKDNWNFKMK from the coding sequence ATGTCAAAAACCAAAAATCTATTGTTGTTTTTTTCTTTCATTCTTGTTTTGATTGTTATTAATTCTTTCAGCGTTATTCATAATTCTGAAAAAGTTTATACAGTTTCAAAAGACGGAAGAGAAGATTTTAAAACAATTCAGGAAGCGGTCAATGCAGTTGAAGATAGGTTTGAATCTAAAACTAAAATCATCATAAAAAAAGGAATTTATAGAGAGAAAATTACAATTCCAGCAACCAAAGGTGCTATTTATTTTCAAGGCGAAAGTTTGGCAGAAACCATTATTGTGAATGATGATTTTGCATCTAAGAAAAATGCTGAAGGAAAAGAAATGGGAACGACAGGTTCTTCTACGATTTTCATTTTTTCAGATAATTTCTCAGCAAAGAATATCACGTTTCAAAATGATGCCGGAAAAGTAGGACAAGCTGTTGCCGTTTTGATTACAGGCGATAGAGCCATTTTTGAGAATTGTAGATTTATAGGATTTCAGGATACTTTATATTTGAAAGGCGAGCAGGATGTTCCCACACCAAAAAGAGAAATCCGGCATTATTTCAAAAACTGTTATATAGAGGGAACAACAGATTTCATATTCGGTGCAGCAACAGCAGTTTTCAAAGATTGTACAATCTATGCGAAAGAAAGCGCAACATATCTTACAGCAGCTTCAACACCGGAAAATACCAAATATGGTTTTGTTTTCATCGATTGCAAAATCAAAGGCGAGGCGAAACCAGAATCTGTTTATCTGGGAAGACCTTGGCGACCTTTTGCTAAAACAGTTTTTATCAATATAGACATTTCGAATGTCATAAAACCGGAAGGTTGGCACAATTGGAAAAAACCGGAAGCTGAAAAAACAACTTTTTATGCAGAATTCAATTCGAAAGGAGTTGGAGCTAATTCAGAAAAAAGAGTCGCTTGGTCTCATCAATTAACCAAAGAGCAATCCAAAGAATATTCGATTAAAAATATTCTTTCAGGAAAAGATAACTGGAATTTTAAAATGAAATAA
- a CDS encoding pectate lyase family protein, translating to MNKLKLLYVFFLLAFMQVSGQSVTFNESAGWIETAFVKWQPVENAGRYNVYYSGEGVVNKQVDDYLIRSYGSYLRADVLGLKAGNYTITVKPVILGIEGSGSTTGTLTVLSQDRNGFAFHGGRVPGGYKADGTPKDNAVILYITEKSKNTISFNVITNNNGNTTNYVGFQNIFSGIKKGIDKRPYIFRLVGNITDFTDMEGGDLVVENKNNDLSYITVEGVGDDATANGWGIRVKNATNIEIANLGFMNCDSSEGDNIGMQQNNSYIWVHNNDLFYGHAGSDADQIKGDGALDNKGTSYATYSYNHFWDSGKASLLGLSENTTAGLYVTYHHNWFDHSDSRHPRVRYYSAHIYNNYFDGIAKYGSGSTEGSSLFLEGNYFRNAKNPMMISLQGTDVWNPSKQMNDPTNQGTFSGEDGGMIKAFNNLMDADIATNSMRFVAYADPNPLYNIEGKISSLTDFDAYLAATRGETVPATVKSKVGAKTYNNFDTDASLYVKNLSIEEPTVARDKTKLYAGRVQGGDFKWTFDNAVDDKSYAVITGLKSALTNYGTSMVYIQAEGSSQTLVNTSGNKDQTVATGAAVAPIVFTWGGDATDVTLTGVTNGLTFTKDTMAKTVTITGTPTQNTSYTVTTVGTSGTSASISGTVTVGTPGNPGSTDGMIHNFTTSGKISTFYAITGNMNSTDGSQSYDGLTLTKRFKMESSTSIKYTTTAESTLTLVFDADFAKVVKFDGVNYTANNGIVTIPNVAAGEHTITKGDTTNLYYIKTVYSTMATSDINKAQVTLYPNPVSDHLYINTAGQKVLSVKVYNFAGALVKNIFDAKADSVDLRNLVSGNYIISITTDKGTITKKIIKK from the coding sequence ATGAATAAACTGAAACTACTTTATGTATTCTTTTTACTTGCATTTATGCAGGTATCAGGACAGTCTGTTACGTTCAACGAATCAGCAGGCTGGATAGAAACTGCCTTTGTAAAATGGCAACCGGTGGAAAATGCCGGAAGATATAATGTTTACTATTCCGGAGAAGGTGTGGTAAACAAGCAGGTCGATGATTATTTGATTCGTAGCTACGGATCATATCTGAGAGCTGATGTTTTGGGATTAAAAGCAGGAAACTATACAATTACTGTTAAGCCTGTGATTCTGGGAATCGAAGGTTCTGGCTCTACAACTGGTACTTTGACCGTTTTATCCCAGGACAGAAATGGTTTTGCTTTCCACGGTGGAAGAGTTCCAGGAGGATACAAAGCTGACGGAACACCAAAAGATAATGCAGTCATTCTTTACATCACTGAAAAAAGTAAAAACACCATTTCTTTCAATGTAATTACGAATAACAACGGAAATACAACTAATTATGTTGGCTTCCAGAATATCTTTTCCGGAATCAAAAAAGGAATTGATAAGAGACCATATATTTTCAGACTGGTAGGTAATATCACAGATTTTACCGATATGGAAGGTGGAGATCTTGTGGTTGAAAATAAGAATAACGATTTAAGTTATATCACTGTAGAAGGTGTTGGGGACGATGCAACAGCCAACGGTTGGGGAATTCGTGTTAAGAATGCAACCAATATTGAGATTGCCAATCTTGGATTTATGAATTGTGACAGCAGCGAAGGTGATAATATTGGGATGCAGCAAAACAATTCTTACATCTGGGTTCATAACAACGATTTGTTCTACGGACACGCAGGTAGCGACGCAGATCAGATCAAAGGAGATGGCGCATTGGATAACAAAGGGACATCTTATGCAACGTATTCTTACAACCACTTCTGGGATTCTGGAAAAGCAAGTTTATTAGGCCTAAGTGAAAATACAACTGCTGGTTTGTACGTGACTTACCACCACAATTGGTTTGATCATTCAGATTCCAGACATCCAAGGGTTCGTTATTATTCAGCTCATATTTATAACAATTATTTTGACGGAATTGCTAAATATGGTTCTGGCTCTACAGAAGGTTCATCTTTATTTTTAGAAGGAAACTATTTCCGCAATGCAAAAAATCCAATGATGATCTCGCTTCAGGGAACAGATGTTTGGAATCCTTCAAAACAAATGAATGATCCAACTAATCAGGGAACTTTCTCCGGCGAAGATGGAGGTATGATTAAGGCTTTTAATAACTTGATGGACGCTGATATTGCAACCAATTCTATGCGTTTTGTAGCTTATGCAGACCCTAATCCTTTATATAATATCGAAGGGAAAATCAGTTCATTGACAGATTTTGATGCTTACTTAGCAGCAACTCGTGGCGAAACTGTTCCGGCAACTGTGAAGTCGAAAGTGGGTGCAAAAACCTATAATAACTTTGATACAGATGCTTCGCTTTACGTGAAAAATTTATCAATTGAAGAACCAACTGTAGCGAGAGACAAAACTAAACTTTATGCTGGACGTGTCCAAGGTGGCGATTTCAAATGGACTTTCGACAACGCTGTGGATGACAAATCGTACGCTGTAATTACAGGTCTTAAATCTGCGTTGACCAACTATGGGACTTCTATGGTTTATATTCAGGCAGAAGGCAGTTCTCAGACTTTGGTTAATACTTCTGGAAACAAAGATCAAACGGTTGCTACAGGTGCGGCAGTTGCTCCAATTGTCTTCACTTGGGGTGGAGATGCGACAGATGTTACATTAACTGGTGTCACAAATGGTCTTACTTTCACAAAAGATACAATGGCAAAAACTGTTACAATTACTGGAACGCCAACTCAAAATACTTCTTACACGGTTACAACTGTTGGCACTTCAGGAACTTCAGCTTCTATCAGTGGAACAGTAACAGTTGGTACACCTGGAAATCCGGGATCAACAGATGGAATGATTCACAACTTCACAACATCTGGAAAAATAAGTACATTCTATGCAATTACAGGTAATATGAACTCTACGGATGGTTCTCAGTCTTACGACGGATTAACGTTGACAAAACGTTTCAAAATGGAATCTTCTACAAGCATCAAATACACTACAACAGCAGAATCTACATTAACTTTGGTTTTCGATGCTGATTTTGCTAAAGTGGTTAAGTTTGATGGCGTGAATTATACAGCAAACAACGGTATTGTTACAATTCCTAATGTTGCAGCTGGAGAACACACGATTACAAAAGGAGATACAACCAACTTGTACTATATCAAGACGGTTTATTCAACAATGGCAACATCCGATATTAACAAAGCCCAGGTCACTTTATATCCAAATCCGGTATCAGATCATTTATATATCAACACCGCTGGACAAAAAGTTCTGAGCGTTAAAGTTTACAATTTTGCAGGTGCTTTGGTTAAGAACATTTTTGATGCAAAAGCGGATTCAGTTGACTTGAGAAACCTTGTATCAGGTAATTATATCATCAGCATCACAACTGATAAAGGAACAATTACCAAAAAGATTATCAAAAAATAA
- a CDS encoding glycoside hydrolase family 88/105 protein, with amino-acid sequence MKFSKLKILTIAALASGLFFSCAQQPKQTNQQVSKVTRQTISTKLPWSERMMQSEMKRFPEAWMLDFHKSPKWSYPNGLVLKGAEQLFKKTGKREYYDYIKAYADELVNEDGTIKTYDINKYNLDMLNSGNVLIYLFLSTKDEKYLKGAQLLRSQLNNHPRTSEGGFWHKKIYPNQMWLDGLYMAEPFYAIYTRLFNEGAEADKAYTDIVNQFDVIQKHMVDSKTGLLYHGWDESKEQQWANKETGLSPNFWGRAMGWYGMAIVDVLDYLPENHPGRTKLIGYLKSYSEALLKVQDTKTGLWYQVLDKGGQKGNYLEASASSMFVYTFAKAARKKYLPTSYKTVAKKAYAGILKNLITVEPNGVVNLNKNCAVAGLGGTPYRSGTYDYYVNEEIRSNDPKGTGPFILASLELEK; translated from the coding sequence ATGAAATTCAGCAAACTCAAAATATTAACCATCGCAGCTTTAGCTTCAGGATTATTTTTTTCCTGTGCACAACAACCGAAGCAAACCAATCAACAAGTTTCGAAAGTTACAAGACAAACGATTTCTACAAAATTACCTTGGTCAGAAAGAATGATGCAATCCGAGATGAAGCGTTTCCCCGAAGCCTGGATGCTGGATTTTCACAAATCGCCGAAATGGAGCTATCCCAACGGATTGGTTTTGAAAGGCGCGGAACAACTATTCAAAAAAACGGGGAAAAGAGAATATTACGATTATATCAAAGCTTATGCAGACGAATTAGTCAATGAAGATGGAACCATCAAAACCTATGATATCAACAAGTACAATCTCGATATGCTGAATTCCGGCAATGTTTTAATCTATCTTTTCCTTTCAACCAAAGACGAAAAATATCTGAAAGGCGCTCAATTGTTGAGATCGCAATTGAATAATCATCCAAGAACTTCGGAAGGTGGATTCTGGCACAAGAAAATTTACCCGAACCAAATGTGGCTAGACGGTTTATATATGGCGGAACCTTTTTATGCGATTTACACAAGATTGTTTAATGAAGGTGCAGAAGCTGATAAAGCTTATACTGATATTGTGAATCAGTTTGATGTGATTCAGAAACATATGGTTGATTCTAAAACAGGATTGTTGTATCACGGTTGGGATGAGAGCAAGGAACAACAATGGGCGAACAAAGAAACCGGACTTTCTCCAAATTTCTGGGGAAGAGCAATGGGTTGGTACGGAATGGCAATCGTAGATGTTTTGGATTATTTGCCAGAAAATCATCCGGGAAGAACAAAATTGATTGGTTATTTGAAATCTTATTCAGAAGCTTTACTGAAAGTTCAGGACACAAAAACCGGACTTTGGTACCAGGTTTTGGATAAAGGCGGACAGAAAGGAAATTATTTGGAAGCTTCAGCTTCATCAATGTTTGTTTATACGTTTGCAAAAGCAGCCAGAAAGAAATATCTTCCAACTTCTTATAAAACAGTTGCAAAAAAAGCCTACGCTGGAATACTTAAAAATCTAATTACAGTAGAACCTAACGGAGTTGTTAACCTCAATAAAAACTGTGCAGTGGCAGGATTAGGCGGAACACCTTATAGAAGCGGAACTTACGATTATTATGTGAATGAAGAAATCCGTTCCAACGATCCAAAAGGAACCGGGCCTTTTATCCTTGCCAGTTTAGAATTGGAAAAATAG
- a CDS encoding rhamnogalacturonan acetylesterase translates to MKISFKNISTVFFITGSVMTFAQTEQDNQKEKIVKPSTDKNTTNIFLAGDSTLTDYTLESNYQEKRYPQQGWGGVFQEFFVTDSLKTFKSPLAKNVLVVDKAKGGRSTRTFFQEGRWRYIFENLRPKDWVLIQFGHNDESEKKVDRYVDVAGYKEYLRLYIHQVREKGATPILVTPVSRNYPWKDGVLGDSHVDYAKAMIEVGQEQKVDIIDLNKLSREFFTQKGKDFVTTTYFMNLPEGKFTAYPNGQKDDTHFQPEGAKAVAQLVYNEFKKIVSKK, encoded by the coding sequence ATGAAAATATCCTTCAAAAATATCTCAACAGTATTTTTTATCACAGGTTCTGTGATGACTTTTGCTCAGACAGAACAGGATAATCAAAAAGAAAAAATTGTAAAGCCTTCAACAGATAAGAATACGACCAATATTTTTCTGGCTGGCGATTCTACGTTGACAGATTATACTTTGGAAAGCAATTATCAGGAAAAACGTTATCCACAGCAAGGTTGGGGCGGTGTTTTTCAGGAGTTTTTTGTAACAGATAGTCTCAAAACTTTCAAATCTCCATTAGCAAAAAATGTTTTAGTAGTTGATAAAGCCAAAGGCGGAAGAAGCACAAGAACGTTTTTTCAGGAAGGCAGATGGCGTTATATTTTTGAAAATCTAAGACCGAAAGATTGGGTTTTGATTCAGTTTGGTCACAATGACGAATCGGAGAAAAAAGTCGACCGTTATGTAGATGTTGCTGGTTATAAGGAATATTTGAGATTATACATTCATCAGGTTCGTGAGAAAGGAGCAACGCCGATTTTGGTAACGCCTGTTTCCAGAAATTATCCTTGGAAAGACGGCGTTTTGGGCGACAGTCACGTAGATTATGCAAAAGCGATGATAGAAGTCGGGCAGGAACAAAAAGTTGACATTATCGATTTGAATAAACTTTCCAGAGAATTCTTCACACAAAAAGGAAAAGATTTCGTGACTACAACTTACTTTATGAATCTTCCCGAAGGCAAATTCACAGCTTATCCGAATGGACAAAAGGATGACACACATTTCCAGCCAGAAGGAGCAAAAGCAGTCGCTCAGCTGGTTTACAATGAATTCAAAAAAATAGTAAGCAAGAAATAA